DNA sequence from the Fragaria vesca subsp. vesca unplaced genomic scaffold, FraVesHawaii_1.0 scf0513018, whole genome shotgun sequence genome:
CCAAAAGGTATACAAGGTCAGGCCTAGAAAAATTGCAGCGGTAAGAATGGCAGCCTCCAAAACCACCTTCCCTGCAGTTTCCAATTCAACAAATTACATTCCATTTTGTTAGGCTTGTGAGCAAGATTATGTATGTGTTACTACAactatatgtgtgtgtgtgtatcaatatatgttttcataAATTAGACGTGTAGTGAATATACTTCACGAACTATTAATGATTGGCACAATATTCATCGAGTCAATCCCCATATCCCCCAAAGCATGCCGTGTGTGTACAAGTCATGGAAATGCTACATCCGATCCCTTTGCTAAAACGCTAAAttattcaacaacaaaaaacgctaaattattcaacaacaaaaatattaaccCTATAGAATTAACCCTAGCCTTGTGGGACAAAAATTCGtgttaaaaaccaaaaatcacaGCTAGGGCACGTATTGGTGCCCTAGGTGGCCGGTGGCGCCGCTTTATAATGAGGTAAAGAGGAACGAGAAGTGACGTACCACTGATGAATGCACAACTAACTCCGACCATGAGTGCCTCACAGATAGTGAAAGCCCCAAGGAGCATGTAATTCAGAGGGTGCTGTTTGCTATAAGCAATCATGGCGACGAGCACtgcaacaaaccaaacaataaCGAAACCCTAAGTCATCACAATCTGACCGATATAATCAAAGGGAAGAGTCAAATTAAGAGACATGCGTACCAACAAGGGAGGTGATGATGATAGTGTTTTTGAGAAACCATCCGAGCCAAGTTTCGATAAGGAAAACGGCGATTGCAGGGTAAAAGAAGACGGTGGCGGCGACGGGAATGGTGAGGAGTATCTGGAAGGTGAGGATGGCATAGACTTTTCGGATGAAGGCCCATCGGAGCTCGGGGTTCTCAGTCATAGAAGGGTAGAGTAGCGGGGTCGTTCCGGCTTCCAAGTCATTGTTTCGGGTCTTCATATCGAAACGAAATCGAGGAGTGTTTGGTTTCCAACGCCCTATACCCCTTTTTATATGgttgttgttttgaatttggcaCAATTATATTGtgggtttgaatttgataCCAACAAGGAAAAAAGATTGTGTTAtccaattgaaaattttaaataatgaattttttttgttagaaaaataaaatagatttttttttattaggatTAAGATAGCGGTGTGTTTGGTGTAGCTGGGTTTATAAGAAAAGCTGGCTTATAAGCTGTCCTGAGAATAAGTGACTGATAAGTAAAGTATAACCAAGCGTTTGGTAAACTGACTTTTAATAGGTGTTGTGAGTGCTAAAAGCAGTGAAAGGTGTTTGGtaaattgaaaactaaaagtgcTTCCAGCTTGCAGAATGACCAATTTGGACATGAAACTAAAACTAACTTCTTATACTATAATTTATCTTTTGGTTATTTTTACAAACCATAAAAATAACTTCATGTccatataaattatttattatctatttttataaatcatgATGTTcatatgataaatattaaaatgatTTATACACGTATTGAGTCGCACTACTAAAAGAGCACATTTCCTACAAAAAACACACACTAATGCAGAATGACAAATTGTTCATCCTGCCCGTTCAAGTTGACAAGGAGACAATTAAATGTTCATCAATTTAAACTATATTAGAAGAACCATAACTTGCACATTCAGATTTGTCTTGGCTACTGGGCAACAATAGTGACCAGGATAAACTACGCGCCTGCTACACTATCTATAGTATTGCTCACAATTGCTGCAACCTGCTATACACCAACTTCAGAAGGAGTCGAGCAAAAGCTAGCCTTACTCCAAAATCCAGCATTTTATTTGATACAGCTCACGCAATGGCCAAGCAATATTCATCAAATTTTGATAGTTTATCCTGCTTGATACCTTCAAAAAACAATATAAGTTTGAGTCAGCATCATGGTATAAAAACTATCATAAATCAAGAGCACCTTACAACAGAAACATTATTAAACTACAAAGAACAATATCAGAAAATCATTCATCTAAATAACTAGGAACAATAATCCAAACAAGAGATCATAACTTCAAAATATTCATGCTCTCCCCTTACACATATTCTACATCTTCTATGATAACTAAAAAAATCATACCCATCACAATTAAACTAACATTTGTTTCTGAGGCTCGAAGTTTGGTTCAACACTAGCACCAGGAAGGTGTCAAGTCTTCTATCAAACATTAGAAACCCTGCAGTTGACAAGAGAGGCTTCATAGTTTCATACCAAACCAAATTTCCACTGTTTTTATATACACTAAAAAGTACTGCTACTTGATGGGTAAAAATACAGAGTACACAAGGTTacatatacacatacacatTGCCAATGATGAGGCAGAGCCTTAACTATGATACAATTCTTCATATGAAGATTGCACATCAAGCTAATGGACTAGATATCAGATAccagatatataaatatagcTAGTCGCATATACACATTTATCAGTTAATTGTAGGAAGTAGAAGTGTCAAAATTGGCAGGACAGGACATGTATATGTACCTAAACTTAGAAGACCACAAAAATTGTATCATAAACTAGAGTTTAATACGCATCTGCATAATTAGATTATTGCTAACTCAATGGACATGGCAGCTATTTGATAATCTTGAATCTTATTTTACTATTTGGCTTGTTGAAAACCTCATTCAACATCGAAGCTCTACAAATCAAGATAAATAGATCCATGACAAACATACAAATCATTCAAGGACCTCTACTACGGGTAACAGTAATCAAGAGGCAGCCAAGAAAGTATCACAATCTAATGGTCAAAGACAAGCCATAGCTGCATTAGTGTTTGTTACCCGCCACAATCTAATCAGAAACTATATTCTACTAAAGACTGCATCTTGCATATGCGAGCCCAGATAAAACAGCTCATCTAACCAAGATTTCCAAgataaaccaaaaaacaaaacactcaCAAACTAGAACAATTTTTCAACATTAATAGAATTAATGTTGTCAAAGCAATCAAATGCGACACAATGCCAAGAAAACCAAACTCACTGCTTGTTTCCCCACCCAACCTAAGCCGAAATAGTTTCTCTATATACCATGCTAAAAGACTGAATCTTTAATGTGCTACTCCAAATAACATAGCTATTCGAACACCACcaacataaacagaaaaagtaaaacactCATTCCATATATGCATTCTAAACTAGTACCAAATCATCGAAATTGCGTAAAAAACTAGTAACAAATCTAGTACCTTGCAAATGCTGACGGATGAACACAACGAGTAAGAGCAGCGAAAACGGAAGAACCTGCTCAATCCACCTGGCTACCTGTTGAATATCATATCTCTGGTAAGCCGAAATCCCTCGAATTCTCCTCCACGGCATTCCCACCCTCCCCGGCCTCATATTCTTCGGCGCCAACGGAGCCACCAAGGGCACTCTCTCATCCATCCCAGCCTGACTATCCAACCCCCCCACCCCTCCTCCATCCTGCACCGCCGTCGCTTCCTCATCACTCCCACGGTCCTCCTGTTCCCCGGGTAACAATAATCAAGGGGCAGCCAAGAAAGTATCACTCTTGGATTTAGAAATTGAGATTTAGAGACAAAGAAGAGGGCCGGGAGAGAGATAATTCATCCAAACCCaataaaactatacaaaaagGCACAAAGATATTGCTAAGTTTCAgagattagagagagaaaaagagagctGCTGCTGATCAGAAGTTGCAGATCTCAAGCTTAGCGACgaacagaaagagagagaatggatTCGCAGGCTGTTGGTCATATAATTTGTTGGCATTAATAGGGGTACCCAACGTCATTTAAAAAGTTTCATTAAACACCCGCGAAAAAACACGCCGACTTACAAGAAAAAGGAGGGTAGGAACAGCTTCTCCTTTTCCCCACGAAAACACCTTCTACTTTTTTAAAAAGTGGCTTTTGTACGAGttaccaaacaccaaaaagGTCTGTGCTTATAAGCACAGGAGCTTATAAACCCCCCCAAACGCAGCCCAAGTCACCTCAGTTACGTTAATACAGTACCCACTAGTCTGTAAGTTAGCAAGTTACTCACCCACTAGTCTGTATTCGGACCAAGGTTTGGAAGACTATCCACTAATGTGCACGAACCCGAAGAAGCCTCAAACATGCTGGCCACAAGCTGGTGGAAGTTTGAACTCAAACTCTTAATTTGATATAGAAGATTTAAgaaagataagatattgacgATTTCACAAATAAATGTACTTATTACATACGACTTGTGTTCCATACTTTAAAACCCAACTTTAGAACCTACAGATAAAGAATACCATAGTTCCTACTAGGAaacccttctagtgaggatcCTTAAGATGAGAACTTGGtgaagacttttcggcttatctcacctttcgatcttatatccacatcttaaccgttcagtttataggtatttataagtagatcatttatccaaattttcatctatattgaaaattgttaaggcattcataagtgtgatttatcaattatgaacttgaacagttcatatttgacagatttggtttgtccattaatttgatataatttattatcttaacgaacaccaatttaactgaaaatttgtataaatgatctactcatataaacttaaaaactaaacgaaggagatgtcaaaatgtgatcaaaaaatgagtcttttaaaccataaactaaaaagttctcaactagtcctcaacttaagagtcctcactagaagagCTCCCGTTCCTACTAAACTAGATAGCTCAATGTTTATGcaaaattctagtatacatTGTGGTGTACACGTTGCAATTCTAATCATTCATAACCATTCATATAGGTAGACCACCAACGAACCATTCAAATAGGTAGaccgaaaattcttctacacATCAAAGTGCAAGTGAACCGAACAACTAATATACAGTATTTTGATCCGGCCATCTAAGTCGCactacatgtatatatattaatgctgttaacaaaattgaaactcaaaaaaataGTCTCAAGTGTTTCCAACTAAAGAAATGAGAACACTAGGTCGAAGAAaatgtactcttattatgaatatttaatttgatcggatcaaaaataaaaataaaaaaaggaattTAAGGTCTCCCATTTAAACACTTACATATTAATGATACAAATACACTTTGGTGCGTAGAATCCGCAGACCACCAAACCAGACGCAAATCTTGGGCACGAATAGACAAACCGGATCGACTATCCCATTTATCGATCAGCCCAACACAGACCCACTTAAGAAGAACGTACCAATAAGACGACGAATAATCGCTTGCCACGTGGCAGAAATTTGTCTACATTCTACAAAGCTGCACCAGAAGACACACTAGCTTTCTCATACACCGCCTCGCACTGGAACACCTGCTGCAATTAGGGTTTCCAATTCGTCCCCTTTCTTCATCAATCCCccaaattcttcaatttttttctcaattcctCTCTAAAAATGAAGAACCGAAACCCTAAAGACGCTGTAATCAACGGAGACAAATCGGAAGGCTCGAAATCGGTGtacaataagaagaagaacatgaagaGATTTGGTAGGCAAGGCCGTTCACTCGAGAAATCAACTAACAGCTACTACAACCCATCTGTTATAAGTATGAAAGCTCTCTCCTTTCCTCCAGTTTCACTCTTATTTTgtcaaagtttgaatcttcAGCTGTGTTCTTTTTTAATCTACTCTACTTTGGTATGGTGTATGTGTGGTAGTGAGACTTAAAGATAAATGCTGAAGTTTAAGTTGGTTTGAAAGCAAGTGTTGGAAAATAGAGATTAATGAGCATATGGGATGTTTGAACCTTAGTGTAATAGGCAGAGGAACTTGGAATGATATTATGCTTCTGTTAAATTGGAAACAGAGTATTTGGGTAGCTGCCATCAGCTGAAAATAGTGAAGATAATCTACATTCTAATGTCCAATGGTTCATTTGAGTTAGTGAAACAATCTAATAAAATGAGAAGAGGGTAGAGAATGCATTTCAGTGTTCAATAAGTGATTAATGTGTCATTCTTTCAAATAGAAAATTGGATTCTGAAGTTCTCTCGTCATAAAAGTGGGCAGGATTAAcgattcttcttctcttttaccCGTAATCCTAACTGTTtgtgttctgttttctttcagagaagaaaagggaGTTCTACGATAATGCGAAGCATGTGAAGAAGTATAAGAAGTTGGTAAAGCAACAGCACACTGATGTTCCATTGGCTATAAAAGCCCTCGAGGTTTGATTCCAAATTCAGAATCTGTTTCtccatttgtttgttttgtttgtttggattttctttggAAACAGTTGGAGACATAATACGATGTTAACAAAACAATGGGAAAATGTAACTTATATTTCCTATGCATATGTTTTTGGTGGCCGGTGCAGGATGAGAATGAAACTGAAGAGGGTAGCAAGATGAGTAAGAAtaacaagaagagaaaggatAGAGAACCACGTAATTTAATAGAAATATATGAGAAGAAGCATGAAGAGCAAGAGAAGGCAAGAATGGAGAAGGAGGCTATCTTTCAGGcaaggaaggaagaaagagagaagtcTGAAGCTCGGAGGAAGGATATTAgggagaagatgatgaagaaaacacGTAAAGGCCAGCCTGTTATGAAGTACAGAATTCAACATCTTCTGGAGACTATTCAAGGCTCTATGAATAAATCATAGTTTGTGAATGGATCAAACTGTTTTGAGTTATGTACAAGTGTACTATTCGGTTACTGCTTGAATTCTGAACTCAACTTGGCTTGATAAGGGCAATTTTAGTTCCTCAAGCAATgcaaaaacaattttgatattattaATGTGGAAATCTGAAGTTTGTAGTTCTTATATGCTCTGCAATAAGcgcttttatttcatttcacattttcacCTCTCTTATGAGCTATAAGCAAAGGGTAAGACATTTGTAGAAATCCCAAGTCCTACTCTTAATCCTCTCTGCTTAAGAATTAGGCTTTACCTGGGTTTCTCTACTGGTTCTGCTGGGGCTTTCTTGTTCTTATAAGTAGAGGGTTATCACTGTATTTGTACAGGTTTAGAGAGAGCTATCTCGTAGAAAATTGGCAGATTGGATAAGCTTGCCTGGAGGCGTTCTCTTTATGATTTTTGACTAGTTGTTTGAACCAATTGAACATGTTAGTTTTGCTTTAGTTTGAGAGATTGAGGTGCAGTTTCAATAGATTATAAATAAATTGTCACTGGCGTAACAACTTCCAGTGCTGTTGATCCCTAGTGCTGAATCCCATGAAAGCGGAAGATTGTaccccaaaataaaacactacAGAGTGAGTTTAACATTGCCTTATAACACTAGCAAGTGCTTTAATTATCACCACAACAACGGTGGTTAACACCACAGAAAATATagtagagagaagagagtgatTGCCATCATTTGGATGTAGCTCTGGTCAAACCTTTCAGAAAAGAAGCGGCACTCATTCGTCTTCCCCTTAGGTGTGCAAAGGTTGGCGTTAAATTTAAATGATGAAATCAATGATCTAAGTCTTTGGCAAGCGCAGATGAACATTCCTACTGAAAATTGGACTGTAGATCATAGCTGGCTATTAGTGGCTAAGCTAGTAATACTATAAATAAAATTGTCGATATTCTTGCAGTAACTCACTGCAGTCAGcgaattcatattttcatgaaataaaatttgtttactccttgtggtttgaagtcgacatctgtttagtccttgtggttttattttaatttgaatggtccttaaagtcataatttttcattcaaatagtcattctatcaattttctcagttaaactGCTGACGTGACCtatgaccatttggatgaaaaattgtgactttaaggactattttgattaaaataaaaccacaaatactaaacagatgtcgacttcaaaccacaaggactatataGTATTTTACCCTATTTTCATTCATCTTCCAAAAAATACATGGACTCTGTTTAGAAGGGAAGCATTCCACAGTGTTTATGAAAAACCATTGATCACTTTCATAATTCAAATTTCTCCACTGATTACAATTCCCTCAAGTATTACAGTATCACATCTCACAGACTGACTGAGATTATTATGAACAAACAGAAGTTAATAACTACAGAAAAATTGGGATGGCAAATAAACAATCAAGTGTTGGAAACTATAAACGGGCGATGCTGGACAGCCACTAGACAGTACTTTGGAGTTGGTTTGCAGATGGTCATGAGCACAAGAGCTAGAACAACCACAATTAGAAGTGTGAGTAGATTGGAACCGGCTTCTTCTAATTCTGAGCAAACCACCTTTCCCATAGCCAAACTTCAAGCTTGAGCTTTGGCAACAACAACGAAACTCTTATCTCTGCTAAAATAGTGAAGGAAAGAATACCAGGAACTTGATGCAGTATTTAAGCTGTCTTTTCTAGTCAAGTCTCCTCGGAAAGTTCTAGTATGCCTAGTTTGTCTTGCATCAATAGTCTCTTTCCCTGGTCTGGGCTGCACGGCATTGACTGCAAGAGACTAGATACAGTTTAACAGTTGTTGCAAGATAGAATGATAGTGTGCCTAATCTGACTAAATGAATGTGAAAGCCTCATTTTGTTAATATTGAATGACTTTGCATCTCTAAAGGCTAGAGGCTTTTGTCTTGTGGCAAGACTGCTAAAAGATCAAAGATGGGGTGATCGGTTCTATGAAGGCTTTGTTCCACATTGCTTCTAGATTTGTGGAAAGCATTTCAATTTATGCATAGGGTTTCTCTCAAAGCAACTTCAAGTCCAATTACATTTTGGGCTCTACTTGAGATTCAAGTGTTGAGCAAACTATTCAATATGAAGCCCATTCTATACTgtagttttggatttgggggCTGAGGATGGAAATAAGTGAAGCAAAGTGACTTAGGATGCCTCAATAATTCAGTTGCCTCATCCCTTTCCCACTAGACTAAATTACATGTTGTTCTTGGGAAGAAGCATCTGAGAGGTACATTACAGTTTCACCATATTGGTACAAAACTCCATCTCCAAAAGAGCTTGAGGGCCAGGCCACATATTGCACACACTGATGAAGGCACCAACTTTAACTGCAGCCCCTCACAACTTTATAATCATACAGTGGGGGAAGCTCAGTCAGATTGCTTTGAAATCATGAAAGGTTGAGGATGCAGAAACAGTAAAAATCAGAGTGCATTATTCTGGTaaataaaaggaagagaataaaaatgatGAACATCATCAATAGCCCTCCCACAAAAACGTGTGGCCATCATCAACCAATGAAAAAAATCCTGCAAAGTTTGATTGCCCCACAGTCACACTCATCTCATCTCAAACAAGTCTTGAATTTAAGTCTTCAATGAAATATTGTGTTATAAGATGTCCAACCTACTAATCACATTTAACAAAACATAATACATTGTACAAAAGATCTCCTGTTTTCCTCGTCCCGCATTCACGTGCTAACAGGATGCTAGTAATAGCGTTCTTCCTTGGTAACACGAACATCTCATCAATTACATGCATTAATTTCAATGACATAAATCTCATACTTAAAAACAGCTCATATTGAACACGCAAAAGTCTACCAACTTATTCGTATGATGATCTTATACGAAATCATCGTACCAATAGATTTGTCCGACCGTGATGCGAAATCACTTCATCTCATCACCCTCAGTGTTTTTAACCAAGCTCTCTCTTTTATCATTTTCCGGGGGTCAGTTTTCAGTAATGTGGTGGTGGGGAAGAGGAGAAGGCTGTGTCTGTGATAAGTTGTTATCAATCTATCTGTCTTTACTTATCCTTCCTGTGacttcttttggttttttgttagCTTTACTACATGAGAGAAAATTAGTCTGATATTCAAAGGGGGATTAAAAAcaagttcatcttcttcatcctccttCTTGGGTTTGGGTCTGCTGGAACTGGGTCATCAGGTAGACTAGAAAAGAGAGCGTGAATGAAGCAAAAAGTTGTGGACACCATCCAATGTCACCGAATCTAGCACGTGGCGCAACAGTcgaggtctctctctctctctctctctacccaGTGACATTAAAGCTTTTACCAACTCACCAATGGCTACTGTGACTACTCTGAGAGACCATTTACCAAAGGACTTGGCTTTTGCCCTTTTCCTCTACTGAACTGCCTCTATCaagcttcctttttcttccatttttggGTTGCTTGGTTACTAACAATGTATGGCGGACAGTGAAAGAGCATAGtcattttgattttccatGCATTTCCTTTCCTCTTTTACCTTCCAATCTACCAAATGGGAATCGTCAAGGGAGGGGAGCAACAAGGTGCTAAAGCTTCCATGGAGAACGAAAGCAAGGCTTCACTAGTTCAAACTTTAAAGTCGGATTTAGTCGCTGTTTACAGCGTCTCCGTTACTGAATTTCAATACAGA
Encoded proteins:
- the LOC101291592 gene encoding BI1-like protein-like, encoding MKTRNNDLEAGTTPLLYPSMTENPELRWAFIRKVYAILTFQILLTIPVAATVFFYPAIAVFLIETWLGWFLKNTIIITSLVVLVAMIAYSKQHPLNYMLLGAFTICEALMVGVSCAFISGKVVLEAAILTAAIFLGLTLYTFWGARRGHDFNFLGPFLFASLLALLVFGVIQIFLPLGKTSHMIIGIVGILVFCGYIVHDTDELIKRYEYDEYILAAIDLYLDLINLFLKILEMMKKAESSDR
- the LOC101307952 gene encoding uncharacterized protein LOC101307952: MKNRNPKDAVINGDKSEGSKSVYNKKKNMKRFGRQGRSLEKSTNSYYNPSVIKKKREFYDNAKHVKKYKKLVKQQHTDVPLAIKALEDENETEEGSKMSKNNKKRKDREPRNLIEIYEKKHEEQEKARMEKEAIFQARKEEREKSEARRKDIREKMMKKTRKGQPVMKYRIQHLLETIQGSMNKS